The Microbacterium paraoxydans genome includes a window with the following:
- a CDS encoding S8 family peptidase, translating into MGRTPLRIAAATTLATLFIASTATAGHAATGEVTHPVPVAGTPGHYIVIMKADPLASYEGDVKGLKATKPDEGEQLETQSQDAQRYVKHLESEQSSLINDVGVTPDTTYQVVLNGFSADLSGEQVDQLRASKDVLGVYPDEIRHPDAQTSTDYLGLGDDRKGRGGVWQQTGGVKKAGEGVVVGVIDTGIAPEHPSFEGKKLKQQKKQNSRHKGTDPYTDGTYVYFDKSDGGQFRGAMVDGQDWDERDYSTKLIGGQYFFAGAQAAGFDFQYDYLSPRDGDGHGSHTASTAAGNFGVDAEVEGVDFGTVSGVAPGAKVAAYKACYVGPDTTVTTDDICALSDLVAAIDQAVADGVDVINYSIGGGAASTVMAPEDLAFLNAAAAGVFVATSAGNDGPDPVTADHASPWYTTVAASTIPTWEGTVQFDGFEQAGASVTVPFGDSVSGPSIAAVDAAAPGAVDAQLCLPGTLDPAKVSGHIVVCDRGGNARAEKSQVVKDAGGIGMVLVNVPGGADSLDNDFHAVPTVHLNAAHRAAVLAYVQGGVDRPITLVGENTTGVTTPTPQIAGFSSRGPVLADGTDVLKPDIAAPGVAILAATHNAPGEDPTFGILSGTSMASPHIAGLGALYLGEHPRATPGEIRSALMTTASDTVLPDGSKNTNPFEQGAGQVDATRFLNPGLLYLNGFKDWAAFLDGKGLSDFPGIDPIDGSDLNQASISIGSLASAQTVTRSVTSTEKGVFTAKASVPGVNVTVTPSQLSFDKPGQTKTFTVTFDSTTAPVEQWATGSLTWTSKKNTVRSPIAVFPVTADAPAEITGSGVDGSTTVDITPGLDGDLALGVSGLTPFQLLSDPDNPVEGHSGNENSGDANKDVSWIVDVPEGATLSRFDLDSSDDEGSDLDLTVYRVVSPDDLRYYERWQSATGSADEQVTIPAPTAGTYLVVANVYATTGPMTWDMTHASVLPDGEGSFTATPNPIAAVRGENTSYELSWTGLTAGTRYLGLVQYGDSAVRTVVTVTTPADAAPTPTPAPKPSPTPEPTPTPDPTTTPEPTPEPTAPPETDAPG; encoded by the coding sequence ATGGGTCGAACACCCCTTCGGATCGCAGCAGCCACCACCCTGGCGACGCTGTTCATCGCATCGACGGCAACCGCAGGCCACGCAGCGACCGGGGAGGTGACGCACCCCGTTCCGGTCGCGGGGACCCCCGGGCACTACATCGTGATCATGAAGGCCGATCCCCTCGCCAGCTACGAAGGCGACGTCAAGGGCCTCAAGGCGACGAAGCCCGACGAGGGCGAGCAGCTCGAGACGCAGTCGCAGGACGCGCAGCGCTACGTCAAGCACCTCGAGTCCGAGCAGAGCAGCCTCATCAACGACGTCGGCGTCACCCCGGACACGACCTACCAGGTGGTGCTCAACGGTTTCAGCGCCGACCTCTCGGGTGAGCAGGTGGACCAGCTCCGCGCCTCGAAGGACGTCCTCGGGGTGTATCCGGACGAGATCCGTCACCCCGACGCGCAGACCTCGACCGACTACCTCGGCCTCGGCGACGACCGCAAGGGCCGCGGTGGGGTGTGGCAGCAGACCGGAGGCGTGAAGAAGGCGGGCGAGGGCGTCGTGGTCGGCGTGATCGACACCGGCATCGCGCCCGAGCACCCCTCGTTCGAGGGCAAGAAGCTCAAGCAGCAGAAGAAGCAGAACAGCCGCCACAAGGGCACGGACCCGTACACCGACGGCACCTACGTCTACTTCGACAAGTCCGACGGCGGACAGTTCCGCGGCGCGATGGTCGATGGTCAGGACTGGGACGAGCGCGACTACTCGACGAAGCTCATCGGCGGGCAGTACTTCTTCGCGGGAGCCCAGGCGGCCGGGTTCGACTTCCAGTACGACTACCTCTCCCCGCGCGACGGCGACGGTCACGGCTCGCACACGGCGAGCACCGCCGCGGGCAACTTCGGAGTGGACGCCGAGGTCGAGGGTGTCGACTTCGGAACGGTCTCCGGTGTCGCGCCCGGGGCGAAGGTCGCGGCCTACAAGGCCTGCTACGTCGGCCCGGACACGACCGTGACGACGGATGACATCTGCGCCCTGAGCGACCTCGTGGCCGCGATCGATCAGGCCGTGGCGGACGGTGTCGACGTGATCAACTACTCGATCGGCGGCGGCGCCGCGAGCACCGTGATGGCTCCCGAAGACCTCGCGTTCCTCAACGCCGCGGCCGCCGGTGTCTTCGTCGCGACCAGCGCCGGCAACGACGGCCCCGATCCGGTCACCGCCGACCACGCCTCGCCGTGGTACACGACGGTCGCCGCCTCCACCATCCCGACGTGGGAGGGCACCGTGCAGTTCGACGGCTTCGAGCAGGCCGGGGCCTCGGTGACCGTCCCGTTCGGCGACAGCGTCTCCGGTCCCTCCATCGCCGCCGTGGATGCCGCGGCGCCCGGTGCGGTGGATGCGCAGCTGTGCCTGCCGGGCACCCTCGACCCGGCGAAGGTCTCGGGACACATCGTGGTCTGCGACCGCGGCGGCAACGCCCGCGCGGAGAAGTCCCAGGTCGTGAAGGACGCCGGGGGCATCGGCATGGTCCTGGTGAACGTGCCCGGTGGTGCGGATTCCCTCGACAACGACTTCCACGCCGTGCCGACCGTGCACCTGAACGCCGCGCACCGTGCGGCCGTGCTCGCCTACGTGCAGGGCGGCGTCGATCGGCCGATCACCCTCGTCGGTGAGAACACCACCGGCGTGACCACGCCGACCCCGCAGATCGCGGGCTTCTCGAGCCGAGGACCGGTCCTCGCCGACGGCACCGACGTGCTCAAGCCGGACATCGCCGCACCGGGAGTGGCGATCCTCGCCGCCACGCACAACGCCCCGGGTGAGGACCCGACCTTCGGCATCCTCTCCGGGACGTCGATGGCCTCCCCGCACATCGCCGGCCTCGGTGCGCTCTACCTCGGGGAGCACCCGCGGGCGACCCCGGGCGAGATCCGTTCGGCCCTGATGACGACCGCCTCCGACACCGTGCTCCCCGACGGCTCGAAGAACACGAACCCGTTCGAGCAGGGTGCCGGACAGGTCGATGCGACGCGGTTCCTGAACCCCGGTCTGCTCTACCTCAACGGGTTCAAGGACTGGGCGGCGTTCCTCGACGGGAAGGGGCTGTCGGACTTCCCCGGCATCGACCCCATCGACGGCAGCGATCTGAACCAGGCATCGATCTCGATCGGGTCCCTGGCCAGCGCGCAGACCGTCACCCGCTCGGTCACCTCGACCGAGAAGGGCGTGTTCACGGCGAAGGCCTCCGTCCCCGGCGTGAACGTCACCGTCACGCCGTCCCAGCTCTCCTTCGACAAGCCGGGGCAGACGAAGACCTTCACGGTCACGTTCGACAGCACCACCGCGCCGGTCGAGCAGTGGGCCACGGGTTCGCTCACCTGGACGAGCAAGAAGAACACGGTGCGCTCGCCGATCGCGGTCTTCCCGGTCACGGCGGATGCCCCGGCCGAGATCACCGGCAGCGGCGTCGACGGCAGCACGACCGTCGACATCACCCCCGGCCTCGACGGCGATCTGGCGCTGGGCGTCTCGGGTCTCACGCCGTTCCAGCTCCTCAGCGACCCGGACAACCCCGTCGAGGGGCACTCGGGCAACGAGAACTCGGGCGACGCGAACAAGGACGTGTCCTGGATCGTCGACGTGCCGGAGGGCGCTACGCTCTCGCGCTTCGACCTCGACTCGTCCGACGACGAGGGCAGCGATCTCGACCTCACCGTCTACCGGGTCGTGAGCCCCGACGACCTGCGCTACTACGAGCGCTGGCAGTCGGCGACGGGCTCGGCCGACGAGCAGGTGACGATCCCCGCACCGACCGCGGGCACCTACCTCGTCGTGGCGAACGTGTACGCGACCACCGGGCCGATGACGTGGGACATGACCCACGCCTCCGTGCTGCCGGACGGGGAGGGCTCCTTCACCGCGACGCCGAACCCGATCGCCGCGGTCCGCGGGGAGAACACGAGCTACGAGCTGAGCTGGACCGGTCTGACCGCCGGAACCCGCTACCTCGGACTCGTCCAGTACGGCGACTCGGCCGTGCGCACGGTGGTGACGGTCACGACGCCCGCGGATGCCGCGCCGACGCCGACTCCCGCGCCGAAGCCGTCGCCGACTCCCGAGCCGACGCCGACGCCGGATCCGACCACGACCCCGGAGCCGACTCCGGAGCCGACCGCGCCTCCGGAGACCGACGCCCCCGGGTGA
- a CDS encoding ABC transporter ATP-binding protein gives MRPSAPLLRVRELTLTHADAAHPSPRDVTFDIDPGEVVLLLGPSGSGKSTLTLALNGLIPHALPATMTGAVEAGGVDTTTAHTATLSTHVAMVFQDPDAQIVTGTVYDEVAFGPENLLLPVETVRARVEEALRRVGLWERRDDNPDHLSGGGRQRLAIACALAMGSPLIVLDEPTANLDPQGIDDVYAALTEVVAAGDRAILLVEHNLDAAMRFVTRTIVLDREGRVVFDGPAAETIRAHADELVAMGVWLPAATLAALRLRDRGIVLDPLPLTPEALAAALPPGPGAASSVPVGDPRPADREPIIRARGLTVTRRRTEILHGVDLDIAAGSLTAIVGANGAGKTTLIQTLAGVVPPPRGRVSVDGIDPGTASPRELAARIGFVFQNPEHQFIAATVFDELAHGLRLRQVPDDEVRTRVAEMLERFGLTHKAGVHPFLLSGGEKRRLSVGTALITRPPVLALDEPTFGQDRARAAELLHLLESLRADGTTVVIVTHDLQLVAEHATDTVVLADGRVRAAGPTAALFADPAILPSAGLRVPALQRVLTAAGWEVSP, from the coding sequence GTGCGCCCATCCGCACCCCTCCTCCGCGTGCGCGAGCTGACCCTCACCCACGCGGATGCCGCGCACCCGTCGCCCCGTGACGTGACCTTCGACATCGATCCCGGCGAGGTCGTGCTGCTGCTCGGCCCGTCCGGTTCCGGGAAGTCGACGCTCACGCTCGCCCTCAACGGGCTCATCCCGCACGCGCTCCCCGCGACGATGACCGGCGCCGTCGAGGCCGGAGGCGTCGACACGACCACCGCGCACACCGCGACGCTCAGCACGCACGTCGCCATGGTCTTCCAGGATCCGGACGCGCAGATCGTCACAGGGACGGTGTACGACGAGGTGGCCTTCGGTCCGGAGAACCTCCTGCTCCCGGTGGAGACCGTGCGCGCCCGCGTGGAGGAGGCGTTGCGGCGCGTCGGCCTGTGGGAGCGTCGCGACGACAACCCCGACCACCTGTCCGGCGGCGGGCGGCAGCGTCTCGCCATCGCCTGCGCCCTCGCGATGGGCTCGCCTCTCATCGTGCTGGACGAGCCGACCGCGAACCTCGACCCCCAGGGGATCGACGACGTGTACGCGGCGCTGACCGAGGTCGTGGCCGCCGGAGACCGGGCCATCCTCCTCGTCGAGCACAACCTCGACGCCGCGATGCGTTTCGTCACGCGCACCATCGTGCTCGACCGCGAGGGCCGGGTGGTCTTCGACGGTCCGGCGGCCGAGACCATCCGCGCGCATGCCGACGAGCTCGTGGCGATGGGGGTCTGGCTGCCCGCCGCGACGCTCGCCGCGCTCCGCCTCCGTGACCGGGGGATCGTCCTCGACCCGCTGCCGCTGACGCCCGAGGCGCTGGCCGCCGCACTGCCTCCCGGCCCCGGCGCCGCGTCCTCGGTGCCGGTCGGCGACCCTCGCCCCGCCGACCGGGAGCCCATCATCCGGGCCCGCGGCCTCACGGTCACACGGCGCCGCACCGAGATCCTGCACGGGGTCGACCTCGACATCGCCGCCGGGAGCCTCACCGCGATCGTCGGGGCGAACGGGGCGGGCAAGACGACGCTGATCCAGACTCTCGCCGGGGTCGTGCCGCCGCCGAGAGGTCGGGTCTCCGTCGACGGCATCGACCCAGGGACGGCCTCCCCTCGGGAGCTCGCGGCGCGCATCGGCTTCGTGTTCCAGAACCCGGAGCACCAGTTCATCGCCGCCACCGTGTTCGACGAGCTCGCCCACGGGCTCCGGCTGCGCCAGGTGCCGGACGACGAGGTCCGCACGCGGGTGGCGGAGATGCTGGAGCGGTTCGGGCTGACGCACAAGGCCGGCGTGCATCCGTTCCTCCTCTCCGGCGGCGAGAAGCGACGGCTCTCCGTGGGCACCGCCCTCATCACCCGTCCGCCCGTCCTCGCCCTCGACGAGCCCACGTTCGGGCAGGACCGGGCCCGAGCCGCCGAGCTCCTGCACCTGCTGGAGAGCCTGCGGGCGGACGGCACGACCGTGGTCATCGTCACGCACGACCTGCAGCTCGTCGCCGAGCACGCCACCGACACGGTCGTCCTCGCCGACGGGCGGGTGCGGGCCGCCGGTCCGACGGCGGCACTGTTCGCCGATCCCGCGATCCTCCCCTCCGCCGGCCTGCGCGTCCCCGCGTTGCAGCGGGTGCTCACCGCGGCCGGGTGGGAGGTGTCGCCATGA
- a CDS encoding carbohydrate ABC transporter permease, whose product MSHPVTSRRRARRASWTGRALLAPAVIAIVIIAIYPLGYIIAASFSESSLGRPFTEWVGFDNFAALLGDGVTLPSLGRSLLFAIPSALIALVAGLVVALSLDAAVKGGRVIRVLLLLPLMTPPVMAGVIWKLMLAPTGGLLNNIGQSFAPGSEPFLFLGSSPAAMISVILVDAWQWTPFCVLLVFAALQTLPTEVYEASQVDGAGVWQTFWRITFPLVLPSLITVLLLKLVVSFKVFDLVFIMTSGGPGFDTTVSSFQIYRTGLQTFDVGAAAAQTIAFLVLVTIVILPLNAVRQRLHREG is encoded by the coding sequence ATGTCGCACCCCGTCACCTCCCGGCGCCGCGCCCGACGCGCGTCGTGGACGGGACGCGCCCTGCTCGCGCCCGCCGTCATCGCGATCGTCATCATCGCGATCTACCCGCTCGGCTACATCATCGCCGCCTCCTTCTCGGAGTCGTCGCTGGGCCGGCCGTTCACCGAATGGGTCGGGTTCGACAACTTCGCGGCACTGCTGGGGGACGGGGTCACCCTCCCGTCCCTCGGCAGGTCGCTGCTCTTCGCCATCCCCTCCGCCCTGATCGCGCTCGTGGCAGGGTTGGTCGTCGCCCTGTCGCTGGACGCCGCGGTCAAGGGCGGGCGCGTCATCCGGGTGCTGCTCCTGCTGCCGCTGATGACACCGCCGGTGATGGCGGGCGTCATCTGGAAGCTCATGCTGGCCCCGACCGGGGGACTGCTGAACAACATCGGGCAGTCGTTCGCGCCCGGGTCCGAGCCGTTCCTGTTCCTCGGCTCCAGCCCCGCGGCGATGATCTCCGTGATCCTCGTGGACGCCTGGCAGTGGACGCCGTTCTGCGTGCTGCTCGTGTTCGCCGCGCTGCAGACCCTGCCGACCGAGGTGTACGAGGCCTCCCAGGTCGACGGTGCCGGGGTGTGGCAGACGTTCTGGCGCATCACGTTCCCGCTCGTGCTCCCGAGCCTCATCACCGTGCTGCTGCTCAAGCTCGTCGTCTCGTTCAAGGTCTTCGACCTCGTGTTCATCATGACCAGCGGCGGGCCGGGCTTCGACACCACCGTCAGCAGCTTCCAGATCTATCGGACCGGGCTGCAGACGTTCGACGTCGGCGCCGCCGCCGCGCAGACCATCGCCTTCCTGGTGCTGGTCACCATCGTCATCCTGCCGCTCAACGCCGTGCGGCAGCGGCTGCACAGAGAGGGCTGA
- a CDS encoding carbohydrate ABC transporter permease gives MDSVIGLGIVEGLLLTPVAVWLLDGFFRSIPFEVDEAAQIDGCGPLRTLWAVILPLTAPGIVAVSIIVFILAYNDFLIPLLLTQSVDSQTLPVGIALMQGGREVMFGQMAAASLSGLIPIYLLALFLQKWLVGGLTQGSVK, from the coding sequence ATGGACTCGGTGATCGGGCTGGGCATCGTCGAGGGCCTGCTGCTCACGCCGGTGGCGGTGTGGCTGCTCGACGGGTTCTTCCGCTCGATCCCGTTCGAGGTCGACGAGGCGGCGCAGATCGACGGATGCGGTCCGCTGCGCACCCTCTGGGCGGTGATCCTGCCGCTCACCGCCCCCGGCATCGTGGCGGTGTCGATCATCGTCTTCATCCTCGCGTACAACGACTTCCTCATCCCGCTGCTGCTCACGCAGAGCGTGGACTCCCAGACGCTCCCCGTGGGCATCGCGCTCATGCAGGGCGGTCGAGAGGTGATGTTCGGGCAGATGGCCGCCGCGAGCCTCTCCGGGCTGATCCCGATCTACCTGCTGGCGCTGTTCCTGCAGAAGTGGCTCGTCGGCGGGCTCACGCAGGGCAGTGTGAAGTAA
- a CDS encoding energy-coupling factor transporter transmembrane component T gives MTMTTLDPYAPLTATSRRQFLYGLNPLAKVAGFAPAMLLLVFVRDLATPAAFLVLAYALILIGARVTGRLLALLLLGLPAGMLAIGVGFSLWVDAALVADTAPVVTIGDWTLYGGALLIGFATALRLGSIVALALVGGLTTSGSDLVRASVQQLRVPYRIGYTALAAFRFVPRFGHELAVIRAAHRVRGYHGGRGPFARIARGWGYIVPLLAGAIRHAERVALAMDSRAFGAHPTRTERHLVPFRARDTVFTVAMLAVSAAIFVVFFPWQLP, from the coding sequence ATGACGATGACCACGCTCGATCCGTACGCGCCGCTCACAGCCACGTCGCGGCGGCAGTTCCTCTACGGCCTCAACCCGCTGGCGAAGGTCGCCGGGTTCGCCCCCGCCATGCTGCTCCTCGTCTTCGTGCGGGACCTGGCCACCCCCGCCGCCTTCCTCGTGCTCGCCTACGCCCTCATCCTCATCGGAGCGCGGGTGACGGGGCGCCTCCTCGCGCTGCTCCTGCTCGGTCTTCCCGCGGGCATGCTCGCGATCGGCGTCGGCTTCTCGCTGTGGGTCGACGCGGCCCTGGTCGCCGACACCGCCCCCGTCGTGACGATCGGCGACTGGACCCTCTACGGCGGTGCCCTCCTCATCGGGTTCGCCACGGCGCTCCGGCTCGGGTCGATCGTCGCGCTCGCGCTCGTCGGCGGCCTCACCACCAGCGGCTCCGATCTCGTGCGTGCGAGCGTGCAGCAGCTGCGCGTGCCGTACCGCATCGGGTACACGGCCCTGGCCGCCTTCCGCTTCGTGCCCCGGTTCGGGCACGAGCTCGCCGTCATCCGCGCCGCGCACCGGGTGCGCGGTTACCACGGTGGCCGCGGCCCCTTCGCACGGATCGCCCGCGGCTGGGGGTACATCGTCCCCCTGCTCGCGGGTGCCATCCGGCATGCGGAGCGCGTCGCCCTCGCGATGGACTCCCGGGCGTTCGGTGCGCATCCGACACGGACCGAGCGGCACCTCGTGCCGTTCCGCGCGAGGGACACCGTCTTCACCGTGGCGATGCTCGCCGTGTCGGCCGCGATCTTCGTCGTCTTCTTCCCCTGGCAGCTCCCCTGA
- a CDS encoding siderophore-interacting protein, translated as MAFSKMVKPETAELLHLTVLRTERLAPHWVRVTLGGGEIDRFRPMGYDQWFRLFLPIGGEAGLERVPAKANRMFGYLKFLRIPDGERPVMRNYTVRAYRPATAETGAELDVDFVLHGSAADGTAGPASRWAETCAPGEHVLIIDEGLTFNPERGTDRVVLVGDETALPAIASISASLPADAAGTAIIEVPSAEDALEFAHPSGLDVVWIVRPHEIPPGVLALDALGRTALPDAPFHAYAAGEQSLASGVRKQLVGERGVDKNAVSFCGYWKIGAASPASKAAREAAAEPLA; from the coding sequence ATGGCATTCAGCAAGATGGTCAAGCCGGAGACGGCCGAGCTCCTGCACCTCACCGTGCTCCGCACCGAACGGCTCGCGCCGCACTGGGTGCGGGTGACCCTGGGCGGCGGCGAGATCGACCGCTTCCGTCCGATGGGCTACGACCAGTGGTTCCGGCTGTTCCTGCCGATCGGCGGGGAGGCCGGGCTCGAGCGCGTGCCCGCCAAGGCGAACCGGATGTTCGGGTATCTGAAGTTCCTCCGCATCCCCGACGGCGAGCGCCCCGTGATGCGCAACTACACCGTGCGCGCGTACCGCCCGGCCACTGCCGAGACCGGCGCCGAGCTCGACGTCGACTTCGTGCTGCACGGCTCGGCGGCCGACGGAACCGCCGGTCCGGCCTCCCGATGGGCGGAGACCTGCGCCCCCGGTGAGCACGTCCTCATCATCGACGAGGGCCTGACGTTCAACCCCGAGCGGGGCACCGACCGGGTGGTGCTCGTGGGCGACGAGACCGCCCTCCCTGCGATCGCGTCAATCAGCGCCTCCCTGCCGGCCGACGCCGCGGGCACGGCGATCATCGAGGTCCCGTCCGCGGAGGACGCCCTGGAGTTCGCGCATCCGTCGGGGCTCGACGTGGTGTGGATCGTGCGGCCGCACGAGATCCCGCCCGGGGTTCTCGCCCTGGACGCCCTCGGCAGGACGGCACTCCCCGACGCTCCGTTCCACGCGTACGCGGCCGGCGAGCAGTCCCTGGCCTCCGGCGTCCGCAAGCAGCTCGTCGGCGAGCGCGGCGTGGACAAGAACGCCGTCAGCTTCTGCGGCTACTGGAAGATCGGCGCCGCCTCCCCCGCCTCGAAGGCCGCCCGCGAGGCCGCCGCCGAGCCCCTCGCCTGA
- a CDS encoding carbohydrate ABC transporter permease, whose protein sequence is MSLTLRSTDRVDESATVTLVVPDARRRQRRRRTASISRPGRPSVTVTAVKAVVIVVAIVLALLPVLYMVSMSFKSPDDILSTRILPSRLAFENWVAAFENWPILTYLRNSIGAAVGAVVVSLLVAIPANYAMARLRAGGKQTLGLIVSAYVAPPIVAIIPLFVLVRTAGSWTR, encoded by the coding sequence ATGTCGCTCACACTCCGCTCCACGGATCGGGTCGACGAGAGCGCGACCGTCACGCTGGTGGTCCCCGACGCCCGCCGTCGCCAGCGGCGCCGTCGGACCGCGAGCATCTCCCGGCCCGGCCGGCCGTCCGTCACCGTCACGGCGGTGAAGGCCGTCGTGATCGTCGTGGCGATCGTCCTCGCGCTGCTGCCCGTGCTGTACATGGTGAGCATGTCGTTCAAGAGCCCGGACGACATCCTGTCGACCCGGATCCTCCCGTCCCGCCTCGCGTTCGAGAACTGGGTGGCCGCGTTCGAGAACTGGCCGATCCTCACCTACCTCCGCAACTCGATCGGGGCGGCGGTCGGGGCGGTGGTCGTCTCGCTGCTCGTGGCGATCCCGGCGAACTACGCGATGGCCCGGTTGCGCGCCGGCGGGAAGCAGACCCTCGGGCTCATCGTCTCGGCGTACGTCGCCCCGCCGATCGTGGCGATCATCCCGCTCTTCGTCCTGGTGCGCACCGCGGGCTCATGGACTCGGTGA
- a CDS encoding ECF transporter S component, with translation MARTSVLSTRVLLICAAIGVATGILGGIAGWVTPLLLASPLLFLYGLVLGSHVLPGIIAQEVLRLPFVALITHVFAALIASAFNPAWSLRFIGTALLFGLIQEGVAALTRYRSWGAWRFFVSAVVIGVVVAVAVFFAANLAVMPLWAQLLYLAISVLGPVAWTAIGLAIGSALRTAGVARR, from the coding sequence GTGGCCCGAACCTCCGTCCTGTCGACCAGAGTGCTGCTGATCTGCGCAGCGATCGGTGTCGCCACGGGCATCCTCGGCGGCATCGCCGGATGGGTCACTCCCCTCCTCCTGGCCAGCCCGCTGCTGTTCCTCTACGGCCTCGTGCTGGGCTCGCACGTGCTGCCGGGCATCATCGCGCAGGAGGTGCTGCGGCTGCCGTTCGTGGCGCTCATCACACACGTGTTCGCCGCCCTCATCGCGAGCGCCTTCAACCCGGCGTGGTCGCTGCGGTTCATCGGCACCGCGCTGCTCTTCGGCCTCATCCAGGAGGGTGTCGCCGCCCTCACCCGCTATCGCTCCTGGGGCGCCTGGCGGTTCTTCGTCTCGGCGGTCGTGATCGGCGTCGTCGTGGCGGTCGCGGTGTTCTTCGCGGCGAACCTCGCGGTCATGCCGCTGTGGGCCCAGCTGCTGTACCTGGCGATCTCCGTGCTCGGTCCTGTGGCCTGGACGGCGATCGGCCTCGCCATCGGTTCGGCGCTGCGCACCGCCGGGGTCGCGCGCCGCTGA